Proteins encoded by one window of Primulina huaijiensis isolate GDHJ02 chromosome 1, ASM1229523v2, whole genome shotgun sequence:
- the LOC140971095 gene encoding cysteine proteinase inhibitor 5-like yields the protein MAPKFLSLLVVTFSILLASSSIEASIAGWNPISNLTDPNVVEIGKFAVKEHNKRVNALLSFVSIVKGETQIVNGMNYRLIISAKDALAANVESNYRVVVWDKPWKKERRLISFEKIA from the coding sequence ATGGCACCCAAATTTCTCTCGTTGCTAGTCGTTACCTTTTCAATTCTTCTTGCTTCCTCTTCGATCGAAGCCTCCATCGCCGGTTGGAACCCGATCAGTAACTTGACCGACCCAAATGTGGTTGAGATAGGGAAGTTTGCGGTGAAAGAGCACAACAAGCGGGTCAATGCCTTGTTAAGCTTTGTGTCGATAGTAAAAGGAGAAACTCAAATAGTTAATGGTATGAATTATAGGCTCATCATCTCCGCCAAGGATGCCCTCGCTGCAAATGTCGAAAGCAATTACCGGGTGGTTGTTTGGGACAAGCCTTGGAAGAAAGAGAGGCGACTCATTTCGTTtgagaaaattgcttaa